DNA from Quercus lobata isolate SW786 chromosome 1, ValleyOak3.0 Primary Assembly, whole genome shotgun sequence:
GATTTTGTCGTgagtgaatttaattagtacTTCCTATTATTTATGAAATAGGAGTCTCACGTTGTTGGATGTGATATTTTCTCTCTCAcgttggtttttattttaaatttaattagtaagatCTATTATTATGTAAATAGGACGAGTCTCTCGTCATTGTTGGATTTCAGGAGATATTGAAATGTTTATGATGTTTGGTGGTGATTATAACATTTATGTGATTGTGTTTTTACAGTTGAATTTGGTAGATGGGAAAATGCAATATTTATATGACGAAACTGGTCGTAGATATTTGGATTCATTTGGTGGGATAGCCACAGTTTGTTGTGGACATTGTCACCCTGATGTGGTGGAAGCAATTGTTAACCAAACAAAGCGGTTGCAGCACTCTACGGTTCTGTATCTGAATAATGCTATTGCTGACTTTGCCGAGGCTCTGGCATCTAAGATGCCCGGAGATCTCAAGGTGAATTGCTTGATTTCAAGCTTTGTATGgacccatatttttttttattattattttttttttttgatgtgaaatTTGTATGAGCTTAATTTCAGGTTGTTTATTTCACAAACTCTGGGACAGAAGCGAATGAGTTGGCTTTGATGATTGCGCGGTTGTATACAGGCTGCCATGACATTATTTCACTTAGAAACGGGTATCATGGGAATGCAGCTGGGACAATGGGTGCTACTGCTCAATCTAATTACAAGTTCAATGTTGTACAGGTATATTTTCTTAAGTGAATGACTTCTGCTTTGTAATGAATTTTCCCCATAGTTTCTTTATATGGACAGTAATGCCTTTTACAATGAAGAAAGAATGAACATTACAAGTTTATAACATGGAAAAACCAGACTAATTGTCATTGTTAATGTTATTGATAAAATGTTTGTGCCAACAGACTGGAGTTCACCATGCCCTGAACCCAGATCAGTACCGAGGTGTCTTTGGTTCAGATGGAGTAAAATATGCTAAAGATGTCCAAGACATCATTGACTATGGAACTAGTGGTCATGTAGGTGGCCTTATTGCAGAAGCGATACAGGTAATACTTCCACTAAACCACACAAACACAAGaaacacaaacataaacctGCTTACATAGGACTATGATTGAGAGATGATTCATTTTGTTCATTTCTGATTTGAGTCTCCTTGCTTGACAGGGAGTAGGTGGAATTATGGAGTTGGCGCCAGGTTACCTGCAAGCCGTGTATGACAGCATTAGAAAAGCTGGCGGCCTTTGTATAGCTGATGAGGTTCAGTCAGGGTTTGCTCGGACAGGCAGTCATTTCTGGGGCTTCGAAAGCACATGGTGTTGTTCCTGATATTGTGACCATGGCAAAGGTAGATCCTCCTGACCACCATTGGCATCACTCCCTCCCCATGATTTGAGGGAGCTTATTAGAAATCTGTAGATCTTTATAGCACTATTTGCATTCCTTGCCCATTGCTTTTGGGGAGCTTAATAAACGACCTATAAGTATAGCAGCCTTTTGAGAAATATCCTGCGCTAGTTTATGACATAGTAAGCATTTTCGTTACATTTATGAATGAATGTTGtataaaaaatctcattttgtgAAGTAAAGTATGTGAAATAAAGTTGTCAGAGGAAACCTGAGCTTGTCTTGAGCAAAGAACTTTTTACCCATTCATACTGTTCCGACTGTGAATGGAGAACTCTTCCCACTATTTACCACCTGATTCTGCTGCACCCGAATAACGGAAAATTTGTGGATTGCTCGAAGTAAAGATACATTAAACACTGCATGGAAGTAAATCAACCTGTAATGGTTTGTTTCGCATCATTTGCATGTTTACTTCCTTCCCATTGTTCTGCATACAATCAAGGTTAATCCTTATATGGGGCCAATTCCTTGTTTGCACAAAGATGCAATGAGCTTTGGCACTTCTTTCATTCAATGTAACTTAATCTTAGATCTTTAGAAGGgtcatttttaatttccttttacaattttattcacTCTACATACTTGGTATATAGTGCTTATTAGTTTCAGAAGTTCAGCTTTCTCCTGTGGTTTCCTCAGGGAATAGGAAATGGCATTCCCATTGGTGCAGTGGTAACAACTCCTGAGGTTGCAAAGGTCTTGACTTACCGCAATTATTTTAACACCTTTGGGGGAAACCCTGTATGTTCTGCTGGTGGTCTGGCTGTTCTGAGAGTGATTGAGAAGGAAAAGCTTCAGCAGAATGCATTTGTTGTGGGGTCATATCTGAAAGAGCGTCTTAGTGCCCTTAAGGAAAAACATGAAAGTAAAGTTCTGTTCTCTTTGTTTTAGATGTTATGAAATCTGAACCCTCATCTCACATTCTTGATTGGTACTTGCCATTTAGAATAAAATATGGTTGCAAAAGATATGTTTGAATCTTTCTAGCACCACTTGGAAAACCTGCACTGTAATTAATAGATTGCTTTACTTGTCCCTGCAGTAATTGGCGATGTGAGGGGGAGAGGTTTGATGCTTGGAGTTGAACTTGTAACAGACCGCCAGTTAACAACTCCAGCTAAGGCTGAAATTCTACATATTATGGACCAGATGAGAGGTgggtgtgtgtgtctgtgtgcaTGTGTCTGTGTACATGCTTAATGTGGGTCTAATAGATTTACACTGATATTTCAGAATTGGGAGTGCTGATAGGAAAAGGTGGGTTTTATGGAAATGTTGTTAGGGTCACACCTCCTCTCTGCTTCACCAAAGAAGATGCTGGTTggttttcttcttgttcttgttcttcttgttgttgttgttcttcttcttctgctaaCTCAAGCAATTGTATATCTCCTTTGGTTGTAGATTTTCTTGTGGATGTGATGGACTACACAATGTCAAAGATGTGAGATCTACAAGGATCAAGTTGCAAAGCTGATTATGCATGATTagccctttttctttttgaggaaCCATTATTAGCCTTTTAACTAACAATATAGTAGTATTTTTTAGGTGTGTGTTTCTTTGGAAGTGCAAGCTGTTTATATATGTACTGGTTTCTATGGAATAAAATGTTCCCTTGCTGGAAGATGTTGAGACACCACCTCGttgtctctctcttcctttgcAACAGGAACTTTCCTCATATTCAGGTAgtaaatttgttttcaaataagaCTTGTGCTCAACCTTACTTTACATAGGTAAGGATGGCAATAGCAAagggtgttccttttttttttggttgagtgGCAATAgcaatatacttgttataacttataactaaTGTACTCATTTAATCAATGATGGAGCCAGTATTTGATTTAGAGGGGGGACAAAATTTACATACACAAACATACATGACTTGAGCACACACACTTAATATAATGTACTTGAGACCAATATGAAAtatggaaaattcttaggtatttCAGAGCACATAGAAATTGTGCTTTCTTCTTTCACATTCATAGTGGACttcatcatgaatttaataagtGGACTCTACCATGAATATGAAAGGAGGGAGCATTATTTTTCATGCTTCAAAAGTATCTAAAAATTACTCATGAAATATATGAGAtcaatatgaaatatataatgtCATTTATTTGTGATTTGATATATTAATGTGAAAAAATTCACACAAAGATATAATAtcttatacacacacatatatatatttatattgttaaGATTTTTTCCATGAATAAGtcggtaattttttagattttattttttcaaaatcaaaatttcacttataaatgaatggatttttaatatgttatgtacaacttacttaaaattatattattatgagTCTATTtgaattgaacttattgttgctgaaatttaaaactgaaaatactatagcaaaataatttttaaatgtgtgaacaGTGCCATATgatcaatttttaatatttttaaatgcgtgaacagtgcatgcACAGTATGTAAACAGTGCATgcactgttcataaacagtgaattttatatttgaaagtCAATAACTACagctaaaaggaaaaaaaaaaaaaaaaaaacgcgcGTTTGTAAACGCAGATGCCCAATCCAAACCCCACCTATATAATTATcaccaaattttattgtttatacaaaaaattttatgaagtagaataattataacataaagaatttgagacttattttttttagtatcttTTGAAAGGTAGCAAtattgttcttaatttttttgcctCTTCCCtaacttctttatttttattttttaaattttttttgtcaacctacatttttcttttataaaactttttagacgtctatatataatataaaacaaaaacctcTACTTTTTGTTGACCTTTTCATATTATGCCACATTAAGATTTAGGCTGCATCAATTATTAGCTTCTTAACCATCTTACAAAAGTTTACTTCTccttataataaataaaaccacACCGTTTTACTGGGAACCATATCATCTTTTAAATGtctctctttccttttgtttttctccATATTGTTTGTTTTGTATCACTTAATTTTTCCACCCTACCCTATTGTATTGTTTATTTTAAGTGAGAAGAGTACAAAAGCAATGTATGTTATAATCTCGAGTCTTAACCTCTTAAATCCTGATTcaaa
Protein-coding regions in this window:
- the LOC115984842 gene encoding LOW QUALITY PROTEIN: alanine--glyoxylate aminotransferase 2 homolog 2, mitochondrial-like (The sequence of the model RefSeq protein was modified relative to this genomic sequence to represent the inferred CDS: deleted 1 base in 1 codon); translated protein: MQRIIQTAVTLSHRNSRSNSRCFLSQLAHTQNSIQDNNDILTPKMPHFDYTPPPYTGPSSAEILKKRKEYLSPSLFHFYNNPLNLVDGKMQYLYDETGRRYLDSFGGIATVCCGHCHPDVVEAIVNQTKRLQHSTVLYLNNAIADFAEALASKMPGDLKVVYFTNSGTEANELALMIARLYTGCHDIISLRNGYHGNAAGTMGATAQSNYKFNVVQTGVHHALNPDQYRGVFGSDGVKYAKDVQDIIDYGTSGHVGGLIAEAIQGVGGIMELAPGYLQAVYDSIRKAGGLCIADEVQSGFARTGSHFWGFEAHGVVPDIVTMAKGIGNGIPIGAVVTTPEVAKVLTYRNYFNTFGGNPVCSAGGLAVLRVIEKEKLQQNAFVVGSYLKERLSALKEKHEIIGDVRGRGLMLGVELVTDRQLTTPAKAEILHIMDQMRELGVLIGKGGFYGNVVRVTPPLCFTKEDADFLVDVMDYTMSKM